A stretch of the Alosa alosa isolate M-15738 ecotype Scorff River chromosome 16, AALO_Geno_1.1, whole genome shotgun sequence genome encodes the following:
- the LOC125310014 gene encoding dnaJ homolog subfamily C member 13 isoform X7: MNVLKDNKDLACFYTTKHSWRGKYKRVFSVGTHGITTYNPTTLEVTNQWPYGDICGIAPVGKGQGTEFNLTFRKGSGKKSETLKFSTEHRTELLTEALRFRTDFSEGKITGRRYNCYKHHWSDTRKQVSLEVTPGGIDQIDPHTNRVICSYDYRSVEGFAEVSDYQGGFCILYGGFSRLHLFASENRDEIIRSAIEHAGNYIGIMLRLRKDPLTFEGFAVERLGKYGSDECITSLAEFVVQKVSPRHSEPIRRILALTETCLVERDPASYNIVTIKPFEEVFALICDQDNPQVFTVEFIRGQIRKYSSTERDSLLASLLDGVRASGNRDVCVKMAPTQRGQRWGLLSMPVDEEVESLHLKFLAAPPNGNFSDAVFRFNANISYSGVLHAVTQDGLFSENKEKLINNAILALLSQEAEMTGPNADLESQFQALRRLVASKAGFQAFTQLPRSGQMAGPELRTFREKLGVKTVKALKRNHNGVTHAAIDMLCALMCPMHDDYDLRQEQLNKASLLSSKKFLENLLEKFISNVDQGTGALVISSLLDFLTFALCAPYSETTEGQQFDMLLEMVASNGRTLFKLFQHPSMAIVKGAGLVMKAIIEEGDKEIATKMQELALSEGALPRHLHTAMFTISSDQRMLTNRQLSRHLVGLWTAENPTALNLLKRILPTGLLAYLDSADPVPEKDVDRMHIRDNVKIATDQYGRNKVPEWQRIAGKAAKEVEKFAKEKTDIVLMHWRDKMGIAQKEQDRNNLNPNQKPVILRKRRQRIKIEANWELFYYRFQNDHARSNLIWNLKTREELRDALEGEMRSFSVDRELGNASVISWNHQEFEVKYECLSDEIKIGDYYLRLLLEEDENEESGAIKRSYEFFNELYHRFLLTPKVAMKCLCLQALTIVYGKCCEEIGPFTDTKYIVGMLERCTDRLERDRLILFLNKLILNKKNVKEVMDSNGVRTLVDLLTLAHLHTSRATVPLQTNVIEAAPDMKRESEKEWYFGNADKERRGPFSYEEMQEFWTNGTLTAKTRCWAQGMDGWRPLQAIPQLKWCLLASGQAVMNETDLATLILNMLITMCSYFPSRDQDNAIIRPLPRVKRLITDNTCLPHIVQLLLTFDPILVEKVANLMYLVMQDNPNLQRLYLTGVFFFIMMYTGSNVLPVARFLKYTHLKQAFKSEEAKGQDIVQRSVLGPVLPEAMVCYLENYEPERFSEIFLGEFDTPEAIWSSEMRRMMIEKIAAHLADFSPRLQSNTRALYQYCPIPVVSYPQLDYELFCNIYYLRHLCDSTRFPNWPIRDPVKLLKDTLEAWKKEVEKKPPSMSVDDAYEVLNLPKGQGQHEESKVRKAYFRLAQKYHPDKNPEGRDIFEKVNKAYEFLCSKSARIVDGPDPENIILILKAQSILFNRHRQELEPYKYAGYPMLIKTITMETGDQQLFSKTSPLLPAAAELAFHTVNCSALNAEELRRENGIEILLEALSRCVAVLTASSKPDDMAVQVCGHICKCYSVAAQFEECREKIIELPNIIRDVCHVLFYGKGLPRLASLAVQCVSSFAVDFFLQTHLYHAGVLWHLVPPLFNYDYTLEESGVQANQDTNQQEVANSLAKLSLVSLARLGGYGSMAAITAGTGDHEEGQPNGLDGPGGAPPENPTVRKSLAAMLTPYISRKLATGAPAEVLKLLNSNSENPYLIWNNGTRAELLEFLEEQQEGNIKRGECDKNFGAEFVFSDHGKELIVGEIFVRVYNEQPAFPLEYPKAFAASLLDYVGSQAQYLHTLLAMTQTSKVESQQHAQRLRWAEMALEALRNVIKNNPGSETECIGHFKLLFSLLRVHGAGKVQQLALEVINTVTSNQDCVSNIAESLVLSNLLVLLHSLPSSRQLVLETLYALTSNTKIVKEAMGKGALIYLLDLFCNSTHPQVRSQTAELFSKMTSDKLVGPKVRLTLMRFLPGVFMDAMRDNAEAAVHIFEGTHENPELIWNDGSRETVSTTVREMMLEHFKQQKDNPDVNWRLPEDFTVPYAAGQGELEVGGVYLRIFIAQPGWVLRKPRDFLVSLLETLTTLLEKNNPNGEALETVTTAAVCLFSTQTQLADQVPPLGHLPRILAALNHKNNAVPKSSIRLIHVLSDNELCVRSMSALETIGPLMSGMKVRADMAGLACEALNRMFQKEQTELVAQALRVELVPYLLRLLEGIGLETLDNPSAIKAQIVKALKSMTRSLQYGDQVNDILSRSTVWSAFKDQKHDLFISESQAAGYLTGPGVAGYLTAGTGATVMPNVPPPVDNDVGDLG, translated from the exons CACCTGTTTGCGTCAGAGAACCGTGATGAGATCATCCGCAGTGCCATCGAGCATGCCGGCAACTACATCGGCATCATGCTCCGGCTGCGTAAGGACCCGCTCACGTTTGAGGGCTTCGCCGTCGAGCGCCTCGGCAAGTACGGCTCGGACGAGTGCATCACCTCGCTGGCCGAGTTCGTGGTGCAGAAGGTCTCCCCTCGACACTCG GAACCTATAAGGAGGATCCTGGCCCTCACAGAGACATGCCTTGTTgaaagagaccctgcctcttaCAACATTGTCACCATCAAGCCCTTTGAAGAG GTGTTTGCGCTGATCTGCGACCAAGACAACCCTCAAGTGTTTACCGTGGAGTTCATCAGAGGACAGATCCGCAAATACAGCTCCACAGAaag AGACTCTCTGCTGGCGAGCCTGCTGGATGGGGTGCGTGCGTCGGGGAACCgggacgtgtgtgtgaagatggCGCCCACCCAGCGAGGACAGCGCTGGGGCCTGCTCAGCATGCCCGTGGACGAGGAGGTGGAGAGCCTGCACCTCAAGTTTCTGGCCGCCCCACCCA ATGGGAACTTCAGTGACGCTGTGTTCAGATTCAACGCCAACATCTCCTACAGTGGGGTGCTTCACGCCGTCACCcaagat GGTCTGTTTTCTGAGAACAAGGAGAAGCTCATCAACAATGCCATCCTGGCGCTGCTGTCCCAGGAGGCCGAGATGACCGGGCCCAACGCTGACCTGGAGAGCCAGTTCCAGGCCCTGCGCCGGCTGGTGGCCTCCAAAGCTGGCTTCCAGGCCTTCACCCAGCTGCCCCG GTCTGGTCAGATGGCTGGGCCGGAGCTTCGAAC aTTTCGTGAAAAGCTTGGAGTGAAGACCGTAAAGGCCTTGAAAAGAAACCACAACGGCGTAACCCATGCTGCCATTGACATGCTGTGTGCACTTATGTGT CCCATGCATGATGACTATGACCTCAGACAAGAGCAACTGAACAAAGCCTCCCTACTCTCCTCCAAGAAGTTTCTGGAAAATCTGCTGGAGAAGTTTATCAGCAATGTG gatCAAGGTACAGGTGCTCTGGTCATCAGTTCCCTGCTGGACTTCCTGACCTTTGCCCTGTGTGCGCCGTACAGTGAGACCACCGAGGGTCAGCAGTTTGACATGCTGCTGGAGATGGTGGCCTCGAACGGACGCACCCTCTTCAAACtattccag CACCCTTCCATGGCTATTGTAAAGGGAGCAGGCCTGGTCATGAAGGCCATTATTGAG gaagGAGATAAGGAAATCGCCACTAAGATGCAGGAGCTGGCCCTGAGTGAGGGAGCTCTGCCCCGCCACCTGCACACAGCCATGTTCACCATCAGCTCAGACCAGAGGATGCTCACCAACAG GCAATTGAGTCGTCATCTGGTTGGCCTGTGGACAGCGGAAAATCCCACGGCCTTGAACCTCCTGAAGCGGATCCTG CCCACAGGTTTACTGGCCTATTTGGACAGCGCAGACCCCGTCCCAGAGAAGGATGTCGATCGCATGCACATCCGTGATAACGTCAAAATAGCCACG GATCAGTACGGGCGCAACAAGGTGCCCGAGTGGCAGCGGATAGCTGGCAAAGCTGCCAAAGAGGTGGAGAAGTTTGCCAAGGAGAAGACCGACATCGTGCTCATGCACTGGCGAGACAAGATGGGCATCGCTCAGAAAGAG CAGGACAGGAATAACCTG AACCCCAACCAAAAACCAGTCATCCTCAGGAAGAGAAGACAGAGGATCAAGATCGAAGCCAACTGGGAGCTCTTTTACTACAG GTTTCAGAATGACCACGCGCGCTCCAACCTCATCTGGAACCTGAAGACGCGTGAGGAGCTGCGCGATGCCCTGGAGGGCGAGATGCGCTCCTTCAGCGTGGACCGCGAGCTGGGCAATGCCAGCGTCATTTCCTGGAACCATCAGGAGTTCGAG GTGAAGTACGAGTGCCTCTCAGATGAGATAAAGATTGGTGATTATTACCTGCGGCTGCTCCTGGAGGAAGATGAGAATGAGGAGTCTGGGGCCATCAAGAGATC GTACGAGTTCTTTAATGAGCTCTACCACCGTTTCCTGCTCACACCCAAAGTCGCCATGAAGTGCCTGTGTCTGCAGGCTCTGACCATAGTCTACGGTAAATGCTGCGAGGAGATTGGACCGTTCACCGACACCAAATATATTGTGGGCATGCTTGAGCGG TGTACTGATCGACTGGAAAGAGACAGGCTGATCCTGTTCCTCAACAAACTCATACTGAACAAG AAAAATGTGAAGGAGGTGATGGACTCTAACGGTGTCAGGACCCTGGTGGACTTGCTTACCCTTGCACACCTGCACACTAGCCGAGCCACTGTGCCTCTacag ACTAACGTTATTGAAGCTGCTCCtgacatgaagagagagagtgagaaggaatGGTACTTTGGGAATGCTGACAAAGAAAGAAGAGGACCCTTCAGCTATGAAGAa ATGCAGGAGTTCTGGACCAACGGCACACTGACAGCCAAGACGCGTTGCTGGGCGCAGGGCATGGACGGTTGGCGCCCCCTTCAGGCCATCCCGCAGCTAAAGTGGTGCCTGCTGGCCTCAGGGCAGGCCGTCATGAACGAGACTGACCTGGCCACGCTCATCCTTAACATGCTCATCACCATGTGCTCCTACTTCCCTAGcag AGACCAGGATAACGCCATCATCAGGCCGTTACCCAGAGTCAAGAGGCTGATCACCGACAACACCTGCCTGCCTCACATTGTCCAG CTGCTGCTCACCTTTGACCCCATCCTGGTGGAGAAAGTGGCCAACCTGATGTACCTGGTGATGCAAGACAACCCCAACCTGCAGAGGCTCTACCTCACCGGggtcttcttcttcatcatgATGTACACGGGCTCCAACGTGCTACCGGTGGCCAG GTTTTTGAAGTACACCCATCTGAAGCAGGCCTTCAAGTCAGAGGAG GCTAAAGGTCAGGACATAGTGCAGCGCAGTGTGTTGGGCCCAGTGCTGCCTGAGGCTATGGTGTGCTACCTGGAGAACTACGAGCCGGAGCGCTTCTCTGAAATCTTCCTGGgagagtttgacacccctgaggCCATCTGGAGCAGtgagatgag GCGGATGATGATTGAGAAGATTGCTGCtcacctggctgacttcagccCTCGTCTTCAGAGCAACACGCGAGCGCTCTACCAGTACTGCCCCATCCCTGTGGTCAGCTACCCTCAGCTGGACTACGAGCTCTTCTGCAACATCTACTACCTCAGGCACCTCTGCGACTCCACACGCTTCCCCAACTGGCCCATACGCGACCCT gTGAAGCTGCTGAAGGACACTTTGGAGGCCTGGAAGAAGGAGGTAGAGAAGAAGCCTCCCTCTATGTCTGTGGACGACGCCTACGAGGTGCTTAACCTCCCCAAAGGACAGGGCCA GCACGAAGAGAGTAAAGTGAGGAAGGCCTACTTCCGCCTGGCCCAGAAATACCATCCAGACAAGAACCCAGAGGGCAGG GACATCTTTGAGAAAGTGAACAAGGCCTATGAGTTCCTCTGTTCCAAGTCGGCGCGCATCGTTGATGGGCCTGACCCGGAGAACATCATTCTCATCCTCAAAGCCCAAAGCATCCTCTTCAACAGACATCGCCAAG AACTGGAGCCCTACAAGTATGCCGGCTACCCCATGCTGATCAAGACCATCACCATGGAGACGGGTGACCAGCAGCTGTTTTCCAAGACGTCGCCCTTATTGCCGGCGGCAGCAGAGCTGGCCTTCCACACGGTCAACTGCTCCGCCCTCAACGCTGAGGAACTGCGCCGGGAGAATGGCATTGAG ATTTTGCTGGAGGCGCTGTCTCGTTGTGTTGCCGTATTGACCGCCTCCAGCAAGCCTGATGACATGGCTGTCCAG GTGTGCGGGCACATCTGTAAGTGCTACAGTGTGGCGGCTCAGTTTGAGGAGTGCAGGGAGAAGATCATTGAGCTGCCCAATATCATTAGGGACGTCTGTCATGTGTTGTTCTACGGCAAG GGCCTGCCTCGCCTGGCCTCCCTGGCGGTGCAGTGCGTCAGCTCCTTCGCCGTGGACTTCTTCCTGCAGACGCACCTGTACCACGCCGGCGTGCTGTGGCACCTGGTGCCGCCGCTCTTCAACTACGACTACACGCTGGAGGAGAGCGGCGTGCAGGCCAACCAGGACACCAACCAGCAGGAGGTGGCCAACAGCCTGGCCAAGCTCAGCCTGGTGTCGCTGGCCCGCCTGGGCGGCTACGGCAGCATGGCGGCCATCACCGCCGGCACGGGCGACCACGAAGAGGGGCAGCCCAACGGCCTGGACGGCCCGGGGGGGGCGCCGCCGGAGAACCCTACCGTCCGCAAGAGCCTGGCGGCCATGCTGACGCCCTACATCTCCCGCAAGCTTGCCACTGGAGCACCTGCGGAG GTGCTGAAGCTGCTCAACAGTAACTCGGAGAACCCATACCTGATCTGGAACAACGGAACCCGTGCAGAGCTGCTAGAGTTCctggaggagcagcaggagggcAACATCAAgagg GGCGAGTGTGATAAGAACTTTGGTGCTGAGTTTGTGTTCAGTGATCATGGCAAAGAGCTGATCGTTGGAGAAATCTTTGTTCGTGTTTACAACGAGCAGCCGGCCTTCCCTCTGGAG TACCCCAAGGCGTTTGCGGCCAGCCTGCTGGACTATGTGGGCTCCCAGGCCCAGTACCTGCACACGCTGCTGGCCATGACCCAGACCAGCAAGGTGGAGTCGCAGCAGCACGCCCAGAGGCTGCGCTGGGCGGAGATGGCCCTGGAGGCCCTCCGGAACGTCATCAAGAACAACCCTG GCTCAGAGACGGAGTGCATTGGTCACTTCAagctgctcttctccctgctgCGGGTGCACGGGGCAGGCAAGGTGCAGCAGCTGGCCCTGGAG GTTATCAACACTGTGACTTCCAATCAGGACTGCGTCAGCAACATTGCAGAGTCGTTGGTTCTGTCCAACCTGCTTGTGCTGCTGCACTCCCTGCCCTCCA GCAGACAGCTTGTTTTGGAAACTCTGTACGCTCTCACCTCCAACACTAAGATTGTCAAAGAGGCCATGGGCAAGG GTGCGCTCATCTACCTGCTGGACCTCTTCTGTAACTCCACTCACCCGCAGGTGCGCTCGCAGACCGCCGAGCTCTTCTCCAAGATGACCTCAGACAAGCTTGTGGGACCAAAG GTGCGTCTGACTCTGATGCGTTTCCTGCCGGGTGTGTTCATGGACGCGATGCGGGACAACGCGGAGGCAGCCGTGCACATCTTCGAGGGGACGCACGAGAACCCCGAGCTCATCTGGAATGACGGCTCACGCGAGACCGTCTCCACCACTGTCAGAGAGATGATGCTGGA GCACTTTAAACAGCAGAAAGATAACCCAGATGTCAACTGGAGG ctgCCGGAGGACTTCACGGTCCCTTACGCAGCGGGGCAGGGGGAGCTGGAGGTGGGAGGAGTCTACCTTAGAATCTTCATCGCTCAGCCGGGCTGGGTGCTGCGCAAGCCTCGAGACTTCCTGGTATCCCTACTGGAGACCCTCACCACACTGCTGGAGAAGAACAACCCCAAC GGCGAGGCCTTGGAGACGGTCACCACGGCAGCAGTGTGTTTATTCAGCACGCAGACGCAGCTGGCTGATCAGGTGCCTCCTCTGGGTCACCTGCCACGGATCTTAGCCGCACTCAACCACAAGAACAATGCCGTTCCCAAGAGCTCCATTCGCCTCATACACGTGCTGTCTGACAATGAG TTGTGTGTGCGCTCCATGTCAGCTCTGGAGACGATTGGTCCTCTGATGAGTGGGATGAAGGTGCGGGCCGACATGGCTGGTCTGGCCTGTGAGGCCCTCAACCGCATGTTCCAGAAAGAGCAGACTGAGCTTGTGGCTCAG gccttACGGGTGGAGCTGGTGCCCTACCTGTTGCGTCTGCTGGAGGGGATCGGGCTGGAGACGCTGGACAACCCCTCAGCCATTAAAGCCCAAATCGTCAAAGCCCTCAAGTCCATGACCAGGAGCCTCCAATATGGAGACCAG GTGAATGATATCCTTTCTCGTTCCACTGTGTGGAGTGCCTTCAAAGACCAGAAACATGACCTCTTCATCTCAGAATCGCAGGCTGCTGGATACCTGACAG GTCCAGGAGTGGCAGGCTACCTGACTGCAGGTACTGGAGCCACTGTGATGCCTAATGTCCCTCCCCCGGTGGACAATGATGTTGGAGACCTGGGTTGA